The following coding sequences lie in one Arachis stenosperma cultivar V10309 chromosome 5, arast.V10309.gnm1.PFL2, whole genome shotgun sequence genomic window:
- the LOC130979308 gene encoding thaumatin-like protein 1 isoform X1 — protein MALFSYHRHSSQPFFTFFLFLLLKGVSGATFTFVNKCDHTVWPGILGKPDIGSTGFELSKGSTKSFQAPTGWSGRFWGRTDCKFDDQGKGSCATADCGSGEINCNGGGASPPATLAEFTLGTGSMDYYDVSLVDGYNLPMMVEASGGTGSCGATGCGADLNKGCPSELRVEGGDACRSACDAFKKPEYCCDGEFGNPNTCKPSVYSEMFKSACPKSYSYAYDDATSTFTCSDADYTITFCPSSPSLKSSTDSSPKAAGSDSGSDLGSGSGSSVEQSALGSTSWLADMATATGSASTRSKPFGGSILVAVAFFLSLLLA, from the exons ATGGCTCTGTTTTCCTACCACCGACATTCTTCTCAGCccttcttcactttcttccttttcCTCCTCCTTAAAG GGGTTTCAGGTGCAACATTCACGTTCGTAAACAAGTGCGATCACACAGTATGGCCAGGGATATTGGGCAAACCAGATATCGGAAGCACAGGTTTTGAGCTCTCAAAGGGTTCCACAAAGAGTTTCCAAGCTCCTACGGGCTGGTCGGGCAGATTCTGGGGCAGAACCGATTGCAAATTCGACGATCAAGGCAAAGGATCATGCGCCACCGCGGACTGCGGCTCCGGCGAGATCAACTGCAACGGAGGCGGAGCCTCTCCTCCGGCCACCCTCGCCGAGTTCACTCTCGGCACCGGTTCCATGGACTACTACGACGTCAGCCTCGTCGACGGCTACAATCTCCCCATGATGGTGGAGGCCAGCGGCGGCACCGGCTCGTGCGGCGCCACGGGATGCGGCGCTGACTTAAACAAGGGGTGCCCGTCGGAGCTTCGAGTGGAGGGCGGTGACGCGTGCCGCAGCGCGTGTGATGCATTCAAGAAACCGGAGTATTGCTGCGACGGAGAATTCGGAAACCCTAACACGTGTAAGCCATCTGTGTACTCTGAAATGTTCAAGAGTGCATGCCCCAAATCTTATAGCTATGCTTATGATGATGCCACCAGCACTTTCACTTGCTCCGATGCTGATTACACCATCACATTTTGTCCCTCTTCTCCGAG TCTAAAATCTTCTACGGATTCATCCCCCAAGGCAGCGGGTTCAGATTCGGGTTCGGATTTAGGGTCGGGATCAGGTTCGTCGGTAGAACAGTCGGCACTAGGTTCCACATCATGGCTAGCTGATATGGCTACGGCCACCGGGTCGGCGTCCACAAGAAGCAAGCCTTTTGGGGGATCAATTTTGGTGGCGgttgctttctttctttctcttttgctAGCTTAG
- the LOC130979308 gene encoding thaumatin-like protein 1 isoform X2 yields MALFSYHRHSSQPFFTFFLFLLLKGVSGATFTFVNKCDHTVWPGILGKPDIGSTGFELSKGSTKSFQAPTGWSGRFWGRTDCKFDDQGKGSCATADCGSGEINCNGGGASPPATLAEFTLGTGSMDYYDVSLVDGYNLPMMVEASGGTGSCGATGCGADLNKGCPSELRVEGGDACRSACDAFKKPEYCCDGEFGNPNTCKPSVYSEMFKSACPKSYSYAYDDATSTFTCSDADYTITFCPSSPR; encoded by the exons ATGGCTCTGTTTTCCTACCACCGACATTCTTCTCAGCccttcttcactttcttccttttcCTCCTCCTTAAAG GGGTTTCAGGTGCAACATTCACGTTCGTAAACAAGTGCGATCACACAGTATGGCCAGGGATATTGGGCAAACCAGATATCGGAAGCACAGGTTTTGAGCTCTCAAAGGGTTCCACAAAGAGTTTCCAAGCTCCTACGGGCTGGTCGGGCAGATTCTGGGGCAGAACCGATTGCAAATTCGACGATCAAGGCAAAGGATCATGCGCCACCGCGGACTGCGGCTCCGGCGAGATCAACTGCAACGGAGGCGGAGCCTCTCCTCCGGCCACCCTCGCCGAGTTCACTCTCGGCACCGGTTCCATGGACTACTACGACGTCAGCCTCGTCGACGGCTACAATCTCCCCATGATGGTGGAGGCCAGCGGCGGCACCGGCTCGTGCGGCGCCACGGGATGCGGCGCTGACTTAAACAAGGGGTGCCCGTCGGAGCTTCGAGTGGAGGGCGGTGACGCGTGCCGCAGCGCGTGTGATGCATTCAAGAAACCGGAGTATTGCTGCGACGGAGAATTCGGAAACCCTAACACGTGTAAGCCATCTGTGTACTCTGAAATGTTCAAGAGTGCATGCCCCAAATCTTATAGCTATGCTTATGATGATGCCACCAGCACTTTCACTTGCTCCGATGCTGATTACACCATCACATTTTGTCCCTCTTCTCCGAGGTAA
- the LOC130982996 gene encoding thaumatin-like protein 1, whose protein sequence is MAASIYQHAATAPISAFFILFLFQFLTGSYSATFTIVNKCSYTVWPGILSGAGTAPLSTTGFALQPGESNAVAVPAAWSGRLWGRTLCTQNTTTGKFTCVTGDCGSSTMECSGGGAAPPATLAEFTLNGAGGLDFFDVSLVDGYNLPMIIEPQGGSGGGNCSATGCVVDLNSACPTELKVMSSSSGGEESVACKSACEAFGDPSYCCSGAFGSPDTCKPSSYSQFFKSACPRAYSYAYDDGSSTFTCASSDYLITFCPSPSTSSIKSGNGKYPVAVQVSGSHRLDNNDVVFNMIIAISVLIGFWRFCQLN, encoded by the exons ATGGCGGCTTCAATTTATCAACATGCTGCTACGGCCCCTATTTCTGCTTTCTTCATTCTATTCTTATTCCAATTCCTAACAG GTTCGTATTCAGCAACATTCACAATAGTAAACAAGTGCAGTTACACTGTTTGGCCAGGCATTTTATCCGGCGCCGGAACCGCTCCTCTCTCCACCACCGGCTTCGCCCTCCAGCCTGGAGAGTCCAACGCCGTCGCCGTCCCCGCTGCCTGGTCCGGTCGTCTCTGGGGCCGCACCCTCTGCACTCAAAACACCACCACCGGAAAATTCACCTGCGTCACGGGCGACTGCGGCTCCTCCACCATGGAATGCTCCGGCGGTGGAGCGGCCCCTCCCGCCACCCTGGCGGAGTTCACACTGAACGGCGCCGGCGGGCTGGACTTCTTCGACGTGAGTCTGGTGGACGGGTACAATCTGCCGATGATAATCGAGCCTCAGGGCGGAAGCGGCGGCGGAAACTGCTCTGCGACGGGGTGCGTGGTGGACTTGAACAGTGCATGTCCGACGGAACTGAAGGTGATGAGTAGCAGTAGCGGAGGTGAGGAGAGCGTGGCGTGTAAAAGCGCGTGTGAAGCATTTGGGGATCCTTCATATTGTTGCAGCGGAGCATTCGGGAGCCCTGACACATGCAAGCCAAGCTCGTACTCGCAATTCTTCAAGAGCGCGTGCCCACGCGCCTATAGCTACGCCTACGATGACGGCTCAAGCACCTTCACATGTGCCTCTTCTGATTACCTTATCACTTTCTGTCCTTCCCCCTCCACTAG TTCGATCAAATCGGGGAATGGGAAATATCCCGTGGCGGTGCAAGTGTCGGGATCTCATCGTCTGGACAACAACGACGTCGTATTCAACATGATTATTGCCATCTCTGTCTTGATTGGGTTTTGGCGTTTCTGCCAACTCAATTAG
- the LOC130982998 gene encoding cold shock domain-containing protein 3 — MAEERYSGVVQWFSNSKGFGFIKPDQGGDDLFVHHSSIQSDGAFRTLVDGDRVEFSIADNSDKPKALDVTGPNGAPLRSAPDSARAGNDNRRSAGAGGGGGGGACYQCGDFGHLARDCSRAGNGGGGGGGGACYSCGGFGHMARDCVSGGGGGGANGGGCFKCGEFGHMARDCSGGGSGGNGGGCFKCGEFGHMARDCSGGGGGGNGGGCYRCGEVGHLARDCNREGGSGAGGNGGKSTCFNCGKPGHFARECVEASG, encoded by the coding sequence ATGGCTGAAGAGAGGTACAGCGGCGTCGTTCAGTGGTTCAGCAACTCCAAGGGCTTCGGCTTCATCAAGCCCGACCAAGGCGGTGACGACCTCTTCGTCCACCACTCCTCCATCCAATCAGATGGCGCTTTCCGAACCCTAGTTGATGGCGATCGCGTCGAGTTCTCCATTGCTGACAACAGCGACAAGCCCAAGGCTCTTGACGTCACTGGCCCCAACGGCGCCCCTCTGCGCTCCGCTCCCGACTCTGCTCGCGCCGGTAACGATAACAGACGCAGCGCTGGTGCTGGAGGAGGAGGAGGCGGAGGAGCCTGTTACCAGTGTGGTGATTTCGGTCATCTTGCTAGGGATTGCAGCCGTGCTGGCAATGGCGGTGGTGGCGGCGGCGGCGGTGCATGCTACAGTTGCGGCGGATTCGGACACATGGCTCGGGATTGCGTCAGTGGAGGCGGCGGAGGAGGAGCAAACGGTGGGGGCTGCTTTAAGTGCGGCGAGTTCGGGCACATGGCGAGGGATTGCAGTGGAGGTGGCAGCGGCGGCAATGGTGGTGGTTGCTTTAAATGCGGTGAGTTTGGGCACATGGCGAGGGACTGCAGTGGAGGTGGCGGCGGAGGTAACGGTGGTGGTTGCTATAGGTGTGGTGAGGTTGGTCACTTGGCTAGGGATTGCAACAGAGAAGGTGGTTCCGGTGCTGGTGGAAACGGTGGAAAGAGCACGTGCTTCAATTGTGGGAAACCCGGGCATTTTGCTAGGGAGTGCGTTGAGGCCTCTggttaa
- the LOC130982997 gene encoding ferredoxin--NADP reductase, leaf isozyme, chloroplastic, with amino-acid sequence MATAVTAAVSFPSTKSTSIPTTTTSIASPHRLLFKKVTLQYRDVCISGRVVPIRAQVTTEAPAKVEKISKKQEEGVVVNKFKPKEPYIGRCLLNTKITGDDAPGETWHMVFSTEGEVPYREGQSIGVIPDGIDKNGKPHKLRLYSIASSALGDFGDSKTVSLCVKRLVYTNENGELVKGVCSNFLCDLKPGAEVKITGPVGKEMLMPKDPNATIIMLATGTGIAPFRSFLWKMFFEKHDDYKFNGLAWLFLGVPTSSSLLYKEEFEKMKEKNPEKFRLDFAVSREQTNEKGEKMYIQTRMAQYAEELWELLKKDNTFVYMCGLKGMEKGIDDIMVSLAARDGIDWTEYKRQLKKAEQWNVEVY; translated from the exons ATGGCTACTGCAGTAACTGCTGCAGTCTCATTTCCATCCACTAAATCCACCTCTATTCCAACCACAACAACCTCTATTGCTTCCCCACATAGACTCCTCTTCAAAAAG GTTACATTGCAGTATAGAGATGTTTGTATCAGTGGAAGAGTGGTTCCCATCAGAGCTCAGGTCACAACTGAGGCACCTGCTAAGGTTGAAAAGATTTCCAAGAAGCAGGAAGAAGGTGTTGTCGTGaacaagttcaaacccaagGAGCCATACATTGGAAGATGCTTGCTCAACACTAAGATCACTGGGGATGATGCACCTGGTGAAACTTGGCACATGGTCTTCAGCACAGAGG GAGAGGTTCCTTACAGAGAAGGACAATCAATTGGGGTGATTCCAGATGGCATTGACAAGAATGGAAAGCCTCACAAGCTCAGATTGTATTCTATTGCTAGCAGTGCTCTTGGTGATTTTGGAGACTCAAAAACT GTCTCTCTATGTGTGAAACGTCTTGTGTATACAAATGAAAATGGAGAACTTGTCAAGGGAGTCTGCTCAAATTTCCTAT GTGACTTGAAACCAGGAGCTGAAGTAAAGATTACTGGACCTGTGGGGAAAGAAATGCTTATGCCAAAAGATCCCAATGCTACTATCATCATG TTGGCAACTGGAACTGGAATTGCCCCATTCCGTTCGTTTTTATGGAAAATGTTCTTCGAGAAGCACGATGATTATAAG TTCAATGGTTTGGCATGGCTCTTCTTGGGTGTCCCTACAAGCAGCTCACTACTATACAAGGAG GAATTTGAGAAGATGAAGGAGAAAAACCCTGAGAAATTCAGGCTTGACTTCGCAGTGAGCAGAGAGCAAACGAACGAGAAGGGAGAGAAGATGTACATCCAAACCAGAATGGCTCAATATGCAGAAGAGCTTTGGGAGTTACTTAAGAAAGACAACACTTTTGTATACATGTGTGGACTCAAAGGCATGGAAAAAGGAATTGATGACATCATGGTTTCACTTGCTGCCAGAGATG GCATTGATTGGACTGAATACAAGAGGCAATTGAAGAAGGCAGAGCAATGGAATGTGGAAGTCTACTAA